The proteins below come from a single Salinilacihabitans rarus genomic window:
- a CDS encoding Gfo/Idh/MocA family protein — protein sequence MSDAPSARTESTATPLRAGVVGVGAMGQNHARVYGELRNVDLVGVTDLDERQARAVADAYGADAFEFDELLDTCDVVTVAVPTAAHFETVSACLDAGVHVLVEKPIADSPEQGRRLAAKATEADLVLQVGHVERFNPAVSTLEELIDDLEVIAVEGERLGPPVDRTDRDDVTLDLMIHDVDVVGSLFDAAPASIAAAGTEDGQYATATMQYGDAIVSLTASRRTQKKVRKLTVTARECLVEVDYLEQSVLIHRDSYPEYVTDDGTRRYRHESVVERPRVENGEPLRRELRAFVDAVRTGGEPPVTAEDGVRALETVRRIDDLVRRGAPEVVAK from the coding sequence ATGAGCGATGCACCCTCCGCACGGACCGAGTCGACCGCGACCCCCCTCCGCGCCGGCGTCGTCGGCGTGGGCGCGATGGGGCAGAACCACGCCCGCGTCTACGGCGAACTCCGGAACGTCGACCTCGTCGGCGTCACCGACCTCGACGAGCGGCAGGCGCGGGCGGTAGCCGACGCCTACGGCGCCGACGCCTTCGAGTTCGACGAACTGCTCGATACCTGTGACGTCGTCACCGTCGCCGTCCCGACCGCCGCACACTTCGAGACCGTGTCGGCGTGTCTGGACGCCGGCGTCCACGTCCTCGTCGAGAAACCGATCGCGGACTCCCCCGAGCAGGGCCGACGGCTCGCCGCGAAAGCCACGGAAGCCGACCTCGTCCTGCAGGTGGGCCACGTCGAGCGGTTCAACCCGGCCGTCTCGACCCTCGAAGAACTGATCGACGACCTCGAGGTGATCGCCGTCGAGGGCGAACGCCTCGGGCCGCCGGTCGACCGGACCGACAGGGACGACGTCACCCTCGACCTGATGATCCACGACGTCGACGTCGTCGGCTCGCTGTTCGACGCCGCGCCGGCCTCGATCGCCGCCGCCGGCACCGAGGACGGCCAGTACGCCACCGCGACGATGCAGTACGGCGACGCCATCGTCTCGCTGACCGCGAGCCGTCGCACCCAGAAGAAGGTGCGCAAACTGACCGTGACCGCACGGGAGTGTCTCGTCGAGGTGGACTACCTCGAGCAGTCGGTGCTGATCCACCGCGATTCCTACCCGGAGTACGTCACCGACGACGGGACGCGCCGTTACCGCCACGAGAGCGTCGTCGAGCGCCCGCGGGTCGAGAACGGCGAACCGTTGCGGCGCGAACTCCGGGCGTTCGTCGACGCCGTCCGGACCGGCGGAGAGCCGCCGGTGACCGCCGAGGACGGCGTGCGCGCCCTCGAAACGGTCCGCCGGATCGACGACCTCGTCCGCCGCGGCGCGCCCGAGGTGGTCGCGAAATGA
- a CDS encoding DegT/DnrJ/EryC1/StrS family aminotransferase, producing MTDRSVPIADPDLSEAAYDRVHAVLESGHLADGPEVRAFEEEFARYCGTDEAVATSNGTTALVAALEALGVGEGDAVVTAAFSFVASANAIRLVGATPVFADVDPETYTLDPAAVDRIARERDDVAGVLPVHLYGLPAEMPAIRGVADEHDLIVVEDACQAHGAAIDGRRVGSLGDAACFSFYPTKNATAGEGGMVTTDRADVAERVASYVNHGRDVGEDGRGYEHVRLGSNHRMTSLAAAVGRTQLERLPEFNEARRETADVYDERLADLPVETPTVPEGYRHVYHQYTIRTGDRDALAASLEERGIDTAVYYPTPIHRQPAYETVSTAAADLPRTERAAETVLSIPVHPNVSDEDARAVVAAIADHFDAR from the coding sequence ATGACCGACCGATCGGTGCCGATCGCCGACCCGGACCTGAGCGAGGCCGCCTACGACCGGGTCCACGCGGTACTGGAGAGCGGCCACCTGGCCGACGGGCCGGAAGTCAGGGCCTTCGAGGAGGAATTCGCCCGCTACTGCGGGACCGACGAGGCCGTCGCGACCTCGAACGGGACGACCGCGCTGGTCGCCGCCCTCGAAGCCCTCGGCGTCGGCGAGGGCGACGCCGTCGTGACCGCGGCGTTCTCGTTCGTCGCGAGCGCCAACGCGATCCGACTGGTCGGCGCCACGCCCGTCTTCGCAGACGTCGACCCGGAGACGTACACCCTCGACCCGGCCGCCGTCGACCGGATCGCCCGCGAGCGCGACGACGTCGCCGGCGTGTTGCCGGTCCACCTCTACGGGCTGCCGGCCGAGATGCCCGCGATCCGCGGGGTCGCCGACGAGCACGACCTGATCGTCGTCGAGGACGCCTGTCAGGCCCACGGCGCCGCGATCGACGGCCGGCGCGTCGGGAGCCTCGGCGACGCCGCCTGTTTCTCGTTCTATCCGACGAAGAACGCGACCGCCGGCGAGGGCGGGATGGTGACCACGGACCGCGCGGACGTCGCCGAGCGGGTCGCAAGCTACGTCAACCACGGCCGGGACGTCGGCGAGGACGGACGCGGCTACGAGCACGTCCGCCTCGGCTCGAACCACCGGATGACGAGCCTCGCCGCCGCCGTCGGCCGCACCCAACTCGAGCGCCTCCCCGAGTTCAACGAGGCGCGCCGGGAGACCGCCGACGTCTACGACGAGCGCCTCGCCGATCTGCCGGTCGAGACGCCGACGGTCCCCGAGGGGTACCGCCACGTCTACCACCAGTACACGATCCGGACCGGCGACCGCGACGCGCTCGCGGCGTCGCTCGAAGAGCGGGGGATCGACACCGCCGTCTACTACCCGACGCCGATCCACCGCCAGCCCGCCTACGAGACCGTCAGCACGGCGGCGGCCGACCTCCCGCGCACCGAGCGGGCGGCCGAGACCGTCCTCTCGATCCCCGTCCACCCGAACGTCTCGGACGAGGACGCACGCGCGGTCGTCGCCGCGATCGCCGACCACTTCGACGCACGATGA